Proteins from a genomic interval of Archangium lipolyticum:
- the pulA gene encoding pullulanase-type alpha-1,6-glucosidase: MRFAVSSRPTPWVRPLALGLVGLLSSGTALAAEPASVSLVGSVKDALSCTAGDTACTEARLSFNEEDQLWQGTFPLKASTSSPWKFRAAADEGAGSVSTYGRGAVLDGPEIDLTLGADAPVKFYYDSKTHWITSNKTSIIATVAGSFQSELGCSGDWAPSCLRSWMQDIDGDGIYTFSANLPAGAYAFKVALDEDWGTSYGQNGTGGNIDFSVPEGGSPVDFKFDSKTRVPTFKVLNAPPGDIRLARAYWVTRDTLLWAPVDVPSNASFKLHYDPTGAMVLQPTGVQGGQSIALTLDPAGPSAQLKEKFPHLASYKALKLADTELAKVPELLKGQLALSATADNGKLLDATSAQTPGVLDALYTYDGPLGISWNDGVPTLRLWAPTARSVRLHVFDTSTGAEASSVLDLTHDAATGVWSVTGDAGWKNKFYLYEVEVYVRSEQKVVKNLVTDPYSLSLATNSKRSQLVDLSDAALEPADWDSLKKPALEAPEDIVLYELHVRDFSINDATVPADKRGTFAAFAEKASNGMKHLARLASAGLTHVHLLPVFDIATINENRADQVVPAGDLASMPPDSEQQQAAVTAVRDQDGFNWGYDPYHYTVPEGSYSTQPEGSQRILEFRQMVKGLSEAGLRVVMDVVYNHTNASGQAATSVLDRIVPGYYHRLNFDGNVETSTCCQNTASENAMMEKLMVDSLVTWAKAYKVDGFRFDLMGHHMRSNMVRVREALSALTLEKDGVDGSKIYVYGEGWDFGEVEKNARGVNATQLNMGGTGIGTFSDRLRDAVRGGGPFSGLQEQGFASGLLSEPNDTNQGTPEEQREKLLHYTDLVRVGLAGNLRDYELVDAEGNTVKGSQVDYNGSPAGYTMDPQEVITYVSAHDNETLFDAIQLKAAPSTSIEERVRMQNLALDLVLLAQGVPFIHAGDELLRSKSLDRNSYNSGDWFNKLDFTYESNNWGVGLPPADDNDDKWDIMRPLLANPALKPSKEHIVSSLDHFDEMLRIRKSTAAFRQRTAEDIQSRVRFHNSGPDQSAGVIVMEITDEKAADGHTRVLVVFNGSNKKVFPNVPAYKGKLMQLHPVQQSSRDVRIHEARFDVVTGSFAVPARTTAVFVNAPDTQGCGCSDSGGGTFAALAALVGGVLLSRRRRAQA; the protein is encoded by the coding sequence ATGCGATTCGCGGTTTCCTCCAGGCCCACCCCGTGGGTCCGGCCACTGGCGCTCGGCCTGGTTGGCCTCCTCTCGTCGGGTACGGCCCTCGCCGCCGAGCCCGCGAGTGTCTCCCTCGTCGGCTCCGTGAAGGATGCGCTGAGCTGCACCGCCGGTGATACGGCTTGCACCGAGGCTCGTCTGTCCTTCAATGAGGAGGATCAGCTCTGGCAGGGCACGTTCCCCCTGAAGGCCTCCACCTCGTCGCCGTGGAAGTTCCGGGCGGCGGCCGATGAGGGCGCTGGCTCCGTCTCCACCTACGGCCGGGGCGCCGTGCTCGATGGACCGGAGATCGACCTGACGCTCGGGGCGGATGCTCCGGTCAAGTTCTACTACGACTCCAAGACGCACTGGATCACCAGCAACAAGACCTCCATCATCGCCACCGTCGCCGGCAGCTTCCAGAGCGAGCTGGGGTGTTCGGGTGACTGGGCGCCGTCATGCTTGCGCTCGTGGATGCAGGACATCGACGGGGACGGCATCTACACCTTCTCCGCGAACCTCCCGGCGGGCGCGTACGCGTTCAAGGTGGCCCTCGATGAGGATTGGGGCACCAGCTACGGTCAGAATGGCACGGGCGGTAACATCGACTTCTCCGTGCCGGAAGGCGGCTCCCCGGTGGACTTCAAGTTCGACTCGAAGACCCGCGTTCCCACCTTCAAGGTCTTGAATGCGCCCCCGGGTGACATCCGTCTGGCCCGCGCGTACTGGGTGACCCGGGACACGCTGCTCTGGGCCCCGGTGGATGTTCCCTCCAATGCGAGCTTCAAGCTCCACTACGACCCCACCGGCGCCATGGTGCTGCAGCCCACGGGTGTCCAGGGCGGCCAGTCCATCGCCCTCACGCTCGACCCGGCCGGCCCGAGCGCGCAGCTCAAGGAGAAGTTCCCGCACCTCGCCAGCTACAAGGCGCTGAAGCTCGCCGACACGGAGCTGGCCAAGGTCCCCGAGCTCCTCAAGGGCCAGCTGGCCCTCTCCGCGACGGCGGACAACGGCAAGCTGCTCGACGCCACCTCGGCGCAGACGCCGGGCGTGCTCGACGCGCTGTACACCTACGACGGGCCGCTGGGCATCTCCTGGAATGACGGTGTGCCCACCCTCCGCCTGTGGGCTCCCACCGCACGGTCCGTGCGGCTGCACGTGTTCGATACCTCCACCGGGGCCGAGGCCAGCAGCGTGCTCGACCTGACGCACGACGCGGCCACCGGCGTCTGGAGCGTCACCGGCGACGCGGGCTGGAAGAACAAGTTCTACCTCTACGAGGTCGAGGTCTACGTCCGCTCCGAGCAGAAGGTGGTGAAGAACCTGGTGACGGACCCGTACTCGCTGAGTCTGGCCACCAACAGCAAGCGCAGCCAGCTCGTCGACCTGTCCGACGCGGCGCTCGAGCCCGCGGACTGGGACTCGTTGAAGAAGCCCGCCCTGGAGGCTCCCGAGGACATCGTCCTCTACGAGCTGCACGTGCGCGACTTCAGCATCAACGACGCCACCGTGCCGGCCGACAAGCGGGGCACCTTCGCCGCCTTCGCGGAGAAGGCCTCCAACGGCATGAAGCACCTGGCGCGGCTCGCCAGCGCCGGTCTGACGCACGTGCACCTGCTGCCCGTGTTCGACATCGCCACCATCAACGAGAACCGCGCCGACCAGGTCGTGCCGGCGGGCGACCTCGCCTCGATGCCCCCCGACTCGGAGCAGCAGCAGGCCGCGGTGACCGCGGTGCGCGACCAGGATGGCTTCAACTGGGGCTATGACCCGTACCACTACACCGTGCCCGAGGGCAGCTACTCCACCCAGCCCGAGGGCAGCCAGCGCATCCTCGAGTTCCGCCAGATGGTGAAGGGGCTCTCCGAGGCCGGCCTGCGCGTGGTGATGGACGTGGTCTACAACCACACCAACGCCTCGGGTCAGGCGGCCACCTCCGTGCTCGACCGCATCGTCCCCGGCTACTACCACCGCCTCAACTTCGACGGGAACGTCGAGACCAGCACCTGCTGCCAGAACACCGCCTCCGAGAACGCCATGATGGAGAAGCTCATGGTGGACTCGCTCGTCACCTGGGCCAAGGCCTACAAGGTGGATGGCTTCCGGTTCGACCTCATGGGCCACCACATGCGGTCCAACATGGTGAGGGTCCGCGAGGCCCTGAGCGCGCTCACCCTGGAGAAGGATGGCGTGGATGGCTCGAAGATCTACGTCTACGGCGAGGGCTGGGACTTCGGCGAGGTGGAGAAGAACGCGCGCGGCGTGAACGCCACGCAGCTGAACATGGGAGGCACGGGCATCGGCACCTTCAGCGACCGTCTGCGTGACGCGGTGCGCGGCGGTGGTCCGTTCAGCGGCCTGCAGGAGCAGGGCTTCGCCAGCGGTCTCCTCAGCGAGCCCAATGACACCAACCAGGGCACTCCGGAAGAGCAGCGCGAGAAGCTGCTGCACTACACGGACCTCGTCCGCGTGGGCCTGGCCGGAAACCTGCGCGACTACGAGCTCGTGGATGCTGAGGGCAATACGGTGAAGGGCTCGCAGGTGGACTACAACGGCAGTCCGGCGGGCTACACGATGGATCCCCAGGAGGTCATCACCTACGTCTCGGCGCACGACAACGAGACGCTGTTCGATGCCATCCAACTCAAGGCGGCTCCGTCCACCTCCATCGAGGAGCGCGTGCGCATGCAGAACCTCGCGCTGGACCTGGTGCTGCTGGCCCAGGGCGTCCCCTTCATCCACGCCGGTGACGAGCTGCTGCGCTCCAAGTCCCTGGACCGCAACAGCTACAACTCGGGCGACTGGTTCAACAAGCTCGACTTCACCTACGAGTCGAACAACTGGGGCGTGGGTCTGCCTCCGGCCGACGACAACGATGACAAGTGGGATATCATGCGGCCGCTGCTCGCCAACCCGGCGCTGAAGCCGTCCAAGGAGCACATCGTCTCGTCCCTGGACCACTTCGACGAGATGCTGCGCATCCGCAAGAGCACCGCGGCGTTCCGCCAGCGCACCGCCGAGGACATCCAGTCCAGGGTGCGCTTCCACAACTCGGGTCCGGACCAGAGCGCCGGTGTCATCGTGATGGAGATCACCGACGAGAAGGCCGCCGACGGGCACACCCGGGTGTTGGTGGTCTTCAACGGCAGCAACAAGAAGGTGTTCCCCAACGTCCCCGCGTACAAGGGGAAGCTGATGCAGCTCCACCCGGTGCAGCAGTCCTCGCGTGACGTGCGCATCCACGAGGCGCGCTTCGACGTGGTGACGGGCTCCTTCGCGGTGCCGGCGCGGACGACGGCGGTGTTCGTGAACGCCCCGGACACCCAGGGTTGCGGATGCTCCGACTCGGGCGGTGGGACCTTCGCCGCCCTGGCGGCGCTGGTGGGCGGGGTGCTGCTGTCGCGCCGCCGCCGCGCCCAGGCGTAG
- a CDS encoding Ig-like domain-containing protein, which produces MNSRLWATSAALLCALSLPACIELPEVEEPVPENPTDLTRPLLSGTVPGDATTAPVDTRIEITFSEPMDPASVTVSAMPAMTLGMPAWNTERTQVTFQPATALSNDTTYTLTVSGRDTAGNTLDGQSTLTFTATLEQVPPALASSSPAHGATYVAVNTQVVLTFSEPMDPTRVKVALSPAHSNLGTPSWSGDKRTVKFTPTPILKYGTPYTLSIQGTDEAGNALAATTVGFETQSLPDTTPPTVASTAPGGNSTDADINTNVSLHFSEAMDTESATSAFSIHPTVPGILTWDPSRKLLTFDPTASLAYSTVYTVTLGTGAMDATGNALAAPFSFKFTTSNAPDLTRPQLTGYSPSHTQTGLSRSTSISVSFSEPMDKANTQAAFAIASPSGVAGDFTWSADGRTMTFTPASGLAYGTDINWSLDASARDLAGNTLGTGINASFRIIRQLTADLPVVAGNDGYAIFDISRKTYRVNIPSTTYRLGLDFDFEGGTATTFYPLADMIFLTFDLGQLPADLSSIKDASLNVYISTFDSDPFTRFGDMNVSSVNYGATLEASDYTSAIVYHVTTWHPTGRGWSSAPVLAAVDGDWRNQGTRGKRTQLRLHFNVPDNLTPTYYSGDGALLILDSRSGTNKPYLRVTYETP; this is translated from the coding sequence ATGAACTCCAGGCTCTGGGCAACGAGCGCCGCGCTCCTCTGCGCACTGTCCCTGCCCGCATGCATCGAACTTCCAGAAGTGGAGGAGCCAGTCCCCGAGAACCCGACGGACCTGACCCGCCCGCTGCTCAGCGGCACGGTACCGGGCGACGCCACCACCGCCCCCGTGGACACGCGCATCGAGATCACCTTCTCCGAGCCCATGGATCCGGCCTCGGTGACGGTGAGCGCCATGCCAGCCATGACACTGGGAATGCCGGCCTGGAACACCGAGCGGACCCAGGTCACCTTCCAGCCGGCGACCGCCCTCTCCAACGACACCACGTACACCCTGACGGTGTCCGGCAGGGATACCGCGGGCAACACCCTGGATGGGCAGAGCACCCTCACCTTCACCGCCACCCTGGAGCAGGTCCCCCCGGCACTCGCGTCGAGCTCGCCGGCCCACGGCGCCACCTATGTGGCGGTGAACACGCAGGTGGTGCTCACCTTTTCCGAGCCGATGGACCCAACCCGAGTCAAGGTCGCGCTCAGCCCCGCGCACTCCAACCTGGGCACCCCGTCCTGGAGCGGTGACAAGCGGACGGTGAAGTTCACGCCGACGCCCATCCTGAAGTACGGCACCCCGTATACGTTGAGCATCCAGGGCACGGACGAGGCGGGCAACGCACTGGCCGCCACGACGGTGGGCTTCGAGACCCAGAGCCTGCCGGACACGACGCCGCCCACGGTGGCGAGCACCGCGCCCGGCGGCAACTCGACTGACGCGGACATCAACACGAACGTGTCGCTCCACTTCTCCGAGGCGATGGACACCGAGTCCGCCACGTCCGCGTTCTCCATCCACCCCACCGTTCCCGGCATCCTGACGTGGGACCCGAGCCGGAAGCTGCTGACCTTCGACCCGACGGCCTCACTGGCCTACAGCACCGTCTACACGGTGACCCTGGGCACGGGTGCGATGGACGCAACGGGCAACGCGCTGGCCGCGCCCTTCAGCTTCAAGTTCACCACCAGCAACGCTCCGGACCTGACACGGCCGCAGCTCACCGGATACAGCCCGAGCCACACGCAGACTGGCCTGAGCCGCTCCACGAGCATCAGCGTGTCGTTCTCCGAGCCCATGGACAAGGCCAACACCCAGGCGGCCTTCGCCATCGCGAGCCCCAGCGGTGTGGCTGGCGATTTCACCTGGAGTGCCGATGGCAGGACGATGACCTTCACCCCCGCGTCCGGGCTCGCCTATGGCACGGACATCAACTGGAGCCTCGACGCCTCGGCCAGGGATCTCGCGGGCAACACGCTGGGGACGGGAATCAACGCCAGCTTCAGGATCATCCGGCAGCTGACTGCGGATCTGCCAGTGGTCGCGGGCAACGACGGTTATGCCATCTTCGACATCAGCCGTAAGACCTACCGCGTCAATATCCCTTCGACAACCTACAGGCTCGGCCTGGACTTCGACTTCGAGGGAGGAACCGCCACCACCTTCTATCCCCTGGCGGACATGATCTTCCTGACGTTCGATCTGGGTCAACTTCCCGCTGACCTCTCGAGCATCAAGGATGCCTCCCTGAACGTCTATATCAGCACCTTCGACAGCGATCCTTTCACCCGGTTTGGAGACATGAACGTGTCGAGCGTGAATTACGGTGCCACACTTGAGGCAAGCGACTACACGAGCGCCATCGTCTATCACGTCACCACATGGCATCCGACCGGCCGCGGCTGGAGTTCTGCCCCTGTCCTGGCTGCAGTCGATGGCGACTGGCGCAATCAGGGAACCCGCGGCAAGCGCACCCAGCTCAGACTGCACTTCAATGTCCCCGACAATCTCACCCCAACCTACTACAGCGGGGATGGTGCACTGCTCATTCTGGACTCCAGGAGTGGAACCAACAAGCCCTACTTGAGGGTCACCTACGAGACCCCATGA
- a CDS encoding alpha-amylase family glycosyl hydrolase, with product MPRSRCLHLLPLLTLTACISGPTTPTGQVPPTSTPVEIAPPAGTEWYRHAVFYEVFVRSFQDSNGDGKGDLPGLISRLDYLNDGDPSTTTDLGVDALWLMPIFDSPSYHGYDVVDYERIDPDYGTQQDFERLCAEAHRRGMRVILDLVINHTSSQHPWFVESSSSSTSSKRDWYQWRDNNPGWKRPWDLYSTSGATWHSLNGAYYYGVFWGGMPDLNLKTPAVREEVKRIASFWLEKGADGFRLDAARYLIETGPGNGQADTPETHAFWKEFAAYVRQVKPDAVLVGENWSSTSSIATYYGSTEKTPGGDELPLNFNFPLAEQMISGIPQGNATVIAAKLAEMARVYPEGVADAPFLTNHDNVRIATQLGGGSGRLANAASVLLTLPGSPFLYYGEEVGLSNGTTNNDEAKRTPMPWDASANGGFSTTTPWFPFAPGRESTNVAAQTSTASSLLSRYRNLIHVRRNTQALDRGGLLLLSPTSGASTTLAFQRMLDDERVLVVHNLSDASTIAGPFDVAGETAEPLFTDSGVGYPSRTSGAWRVTLPARSTGIWRLR from the coding sequence ATGCCGCGCTCCCGCTGCTTGCACCTCCTCCCCCTTCTCACCTTGACGGCCTGCATCTCGGGTCCAACCACGCCCACGGGGCAGGTTCCGCCGACTTCGACTCCGGTGGAGATTGCCCCGCCTGCGGGCACTGAGTGGTACCGGCATGCCGTCTTCTACGAGGTCTTCGTCCGCAGCTTCCAGGACTCCAACGGTGACGGCAAAGGCGACCTGCCCGGCCTCATCTCACGCCTGGACTATCTCAACGATGGCGATCCGAGCACCACCACGGATCTCGGGGTGGACGCGCTGTGGCTGATGCCCATTTTCGACTCGCCCAGCTACCACGGATATGACGTGGTGGACTACGAGCGCATCGACCCGGACTACGGCACCCAGCAGGACTTCGAGCGCTTGTGCGCCGAGGCCCACCGCCGGGGCATGCGCGTCATCCTGGACCTGGTCATCAACCACACCAGTTCCCAACACCCGTGGTTCGTGGAGTCCTCGTCCTCGAGCACCTCCTCGAAGCGGGACTGGTACCAGTGGAGGGACAACAACCCGGGTTGGAAACGGCCCTGGGACCTGTACTCCACCAGCGGCGCCACCTGGCACTCGCTCAATGGTGCCTACTACTACGGCGTCTTCTGGGGCGGCATGCCGGACCTCAATCTGAAGACCCCCGCGGTACGCGAGGAGGTCAAGCGCATCGCCTCGTTCTGGCTGGAGAAGGGCGCGGACGGCTTCCGGCTGGACGCGGCGCGCTACCTCATCGAGACCGGGCCTGGAAATGGTCAGGCCGACACGCCGGAGACCCATGCATTCTGGAAGGAGTTCGCCGCCTACGTGCGACAGGTGAAGCCGGACGCGGTGCTCGTAGGGGAGAACTGGAGTTCCACGTCCAGTATCGCCACCTACTACGGCTCTACGGAAAAGACGCCCGGTGGTGACGAGCTGCCGCTCAATTTCAACTTCCCTCTCGCCGAGCAGATGATCTCGGGCATCCCGCAGGGAAATGCCACCGTCATCGCCGCCAAGCTGGCGGAGATGGCGCGCGTCTACCCCGAGGGCGTTGCGGATGCGCCCTTCCTGACCAATCACGACAACGTGCGCATCGCCACCCAACTTGGTGGCGGTTCGGGCCGACTGGCCAATGCGGCTTCCGTGCTCCTCACCCTGCCGGGCTCGCCGTTCCTGTACTACGGCGAGGAGGTGGGACTGTCCAACGGCACCACGAACAACGATGAAGCCAAGCGCACGCCCATGCCGTGGGATGCGAGCGCGAATGGGGGCTTCTCCACCACGACGCCCTGGTTCCCCTTCGCCCCTGGCCGAGAGAGCACCAACGTGGCCGCGCAGACGAGCACCGCCAGTTCGCTGCTCTCGCGCTACCGGAACCTCATCCATGTCCGCCGCAACACCCAGGCACTGGACCGCGGAGGACTCCTTCTCCTCTCCCCCACCTCAGGCGCCTCGACCACGCTCGCCTTCCAGCGCATGCTGGATGATGAACGAGTACTGGTCGTGCACAATCTGTCCGATGCATCCACGATCGCCGGACCCTTCGATGTCGCGGGTGAGACGGCCGAGCCTCTCTTCACCGACTCCGGCGTGGGCTACCCCTCAAGGACGTCAGGGGCCTGGCGTGTCACCCTGCCCGCCCGGAGCACCGGCATCTGGCGCCTGCGGTAA
- a CDS encoding glucodextranase DOMON-like domain-containing protein, whose translation MAPFRHLFPSLLLAVLAGACHARGSRGEALLFSLEDPRGDDHGDGELRYPLRQDFEPGSLDLVSLAAHAESGGTRFEATFARPIVKPQRGRTIDAAGTTMTDMARFGFYTFNLDIYVDTDRVEGSGRTDTLPGRNLTLASGSAWEKVILLSPRPYESRDLLRTLWARDAREEAGRQGAVSESTVRTLDAQVERQLEERVFFPTRIRVFGNTVSFFVPDSFLGGLARSSWGYAVAVTGATLDRRVDLPSAFGSVTAPSEQSVSALGIGPGVSRERLGGGRLGDPNQSPIVDLMVPEGIRQEEVLGPKGPAWPAVTPASSVLPQAPDAGAPGGQGDTPGP comes from the coding sequence ATGGCGCCTTTTCGCCACCTCTTCCCGTCCCTGTTGCTGGCCGTACTGGCCGGTGCCTGCCACGCCCGCGGCTCGCGCGGCGAAGCGTTGCTCTTCTCCCTGGAGGATCCTCGCGGAGACGACCACGGTGATGGAGAGCTGCGCTACCCTCTCCGCCAGGACTTCGAGCCCGGCTCACTGGACCTGGTGTCCCTGGCGGCCCATGCCGAGAGCGGCGGGACGCGCTTCGAGGCCACCTTCGCGCGCCCGATCGTCAAGCCCCAGCGGGGACGCACCATCGACGCTGCGGGAACCACGATGACGGACATGGCCCGCTTCGGCTTCTACACCTTCAACCTGGACATCTACGTGGACACGGACCGGGTAGAGGGCTCGGGTCGCACGGACACCTTGCCTGGCCGCAACCTCACGCTCGCGTCGGGCAGTGCCTGGGAGAAGGTCATCCTCCTCTCTCCTCGCCCGTACGAGTCACGCGACTTGCTGCGCACTCTGTGGGCGCGGGATGCGCGCGAGGAGGCCGGGCGTCAGGGCGCGGTGAGCGAGTCGACCGTGCGGACTCTGGATGCGCAGGTGGAACGCCAATTGGAGGAGCGTGTTTTCTTTCCCACCCGTATCCGTGTCTTCGGCAACACGGTGTCCTTCTTCGTTCCGGACAGCTTCCTCGGTGGGCTGGCACGGTCCTCATGGGGCTACGCTGTGGCGGTGACGGGCGCCACGCTCGATCGCCGGGTGGACCTGCCCTCCGCCTTCGGGAGTGTCACCGCTCCGAGCGAGCAGAGCGTGTCGGCGCTCGGCATCGGTCCGGGCGTGTCGCGCGAGCGCTTGGGAGGAGGGCGACTGGGAGATCCGAACCAGTCGCCGATCGTGGACCTGATGGTGCCCGAGGGAATCCGGCAGGAGGAGGTGCTCGGGCCGAAGGGGCCGGCCTGGCCCGCGGTGACGCCGGCCTCGTCCGTGTTACCGCAGGCGCCAGATGCCGGTGCTCCGGGCGGGCAGGGTGACACGCCAGGCCCCTGA
- a CDS encoding glucodextranase DOMON-like domain-containing protein: MKTSRFAVFTLAAALLGAPALAADKVSFKDPTGDDNGPGAYKYPTDTVYKRGSFDLTDFTFEKKGAKADVSLGFNTSLEDAWKTGAGFSVQMAFIFIDTDGKAGSGSTDSLPGLNVKFAPEFGWEKVIVISPQGSARVKAEVGNKAGAAKDNVLVPNRIKGSGRKVNATVDLGGLEGDPSQWRFQVLVQSNEGFPAGSDLLTRKVNEYEGQHRFGGGNDGECDPHVMDLLAGEGKGDASEVKAQHEMLSYECAEDGTAKKPATLTMVGGVKAAPAAQEQK; the protein is encoded by the coding sequence ATGAAGACCTCGCGTTTCGCTGTGTTCACGCTGGCCGCGGCGCTCCTGGGCGCCCCCGCTCTGGCCGCTGACAAGGTGTCCTTCAAGGACCCGACCGGTGACGACAACGGTCCCGGTGCCTACAAGTACCCGACCGACACCGTGTACAAGCGCGGCTCGTTCGACCTGACGGACTTCACCTTCGAGAAGAAGGGCGCCAAGGCCGACGTCTCCCTGGGCTTCAACACCAGCCTGGAGGACGCGTGGAAGACGGGCGCCGGCTTCTCCGTGCAGATGGCCTTCATCTTCATCGACACGGATGGCAAGGCGGGCAGCGGCTCCACCGACTCCCTGCCGGGCCTCAACGTGAAGTTCGCCCCGGAGTTTGGCTGGGAGAAGGTCATCGTCATCTCGCCGCAGGGCTCCGCGCGCGTGAAGGCCGAGGTAGGCAACAAGGCGGGCGCGGCCAAGGACAACGTGCTGGTTCCCAACCGCATCAAGGGCTCGGGCCGCAAGGTGAACGCCACGGTCGACCTGGGGGGCCTCGAGGGAGATCCCTCGCAGTGGCGCTTCCAGGTGCTGGTGCAGTCCAACGAGGGCTTCCCCGCGGGCAGTGATCTGCTGACCCGCAAGGTGAACGAGTACGAGGGCCAGCACCGCTTCGGTGGTGGCAACGACGGCGAGTGTGATCCGCACGTGATGGATCTGCTCGCGGGCGAGGGCAAGGGCGATGCCTCCGAGGTGAAGGCGCAGCACGAGATGCTGAGCTACGAGTGCGCTGAGGACGGCACGGCCAAGAAGCCGGCGACGCTCACCATGGTAGGCGGCGTGAAGGCTGCTCCGGCGGCCCAGGAGCAGAAGTAG
- a CDS encoding sugar ABC transporter permease: MFSRRDGVPHWPLHVLLAGFTLFTLYPILWVITIAFSGKQSLAIATLPEAPSFLDRVRAVTPWPETWSLSNFVSVMRDQPFGQWMLNSAIIALGTTVVGVFLACTAAYAFSRFKFAGQRAGMMAFLVSQMFPGTLMLIPLYIILVQWLGLGSSRFGLMIVYATTSIPFSVWMLKGYFDTIPKDLEEAALIEGASVGKIFWTIILPLAKPAVAVTALFSFMTSWNEFILAATFMDQETMYTAPVGLRFFVGGFSQQWGYFAAGSIIVSVPVVILFLFLQKYLVSGLTAGSVKG, from the coding sequence ATGTTCTCGCGTCGAGATGGGGTGCCCCACTGGCCGCTGCACGTGCTGCTGGCGGGCTTCACCCTCTTCACCCTCTATCCCATCCTCTGGGTCATCACGATCGCCTTCTCGGGCAAGCAGAGCCTGGCGATCGCCACGCTGCCCGAGGCGCCCTCGTTCCTGGACCGGGTGCGCGCCGTCACGCCCTGGCCGGAGACGTGGTCGCTCTCCAACTTCGTGTCGGTGATGAGGGATCAGCCCTTCGGGCAGTGGATGCTCAACAGCGCCATCATCGCGCTGGGCACCACGGTGGTGGGCGTGTTCCTCGCGTGCACCGCGGCCTATGCCTTCAGCCGCTTCAAGTTCGCCGGCCAGCGCGCGGGCATGATGGCCTTCCTCGTGTCCCAGATGTTCCCGGGCACGCTGATGTTGATTCCCCTCTACATCATCCTGGTGCAGTGGCTGGGCCTGGGCAGCTCGCGCTTCGGCCTGATGATCGTCTACGCCACCACCTCCATTCCCTTCAGCGTGTGGATGCTCAAGGGCTACTTCGATACCATCCCGAAGGATCTGGAGGAGGCCGCGCTCATCGAGGGCGCGTCGGTGGGGAAGATCTTCTGGACCATCATCCTGCCGCTGGCCAAGCCGGCGGTGGCGGTGACGGCGCTCTTCTCGTTCATGACGTCGTGGAACGAATTCATCCTCGCGGCCACCTTCATGGACCAGGAGACGATGTACACGGCGCCGGTGGGACTGCGCTTCTTCGTGGGTGGCTTCTCCCAGCAGTGGGGCTACTTCGCCGCTGGCTCCATCATCGTCTCGGTGCCGGTGGTGATCCTGTTCCTGTTCCTCCAGAAGTACCTCGTCTCCGGCCTGACCGCCGGCAGCGTCAAGGGTTAG